The stretch of DNA AATCGCTGTTAACCCTTCACGGACATCTTCCCCTGATAGGTTCGTATCATTCTCTTTGATTAGGCCGTTTTTCCTTGCATAATCATTGATGACTCTTGTTAAGGCTGTTTTAAATCCAGATTCATGTGTTCCACCTTCATAGGTGTGAATATTATTGGCAAAAGAATAAATGCTATCAGTGTAGCCCTCGTTATACTGAAGGGCAACTTCCACACTAATACCATCGCGTTCCCCGTCAATATATATCGGTTCTTCATGAATGACTTCCTTCGTGCGGTTTAAATGTTCGACATACGATTTAATTCCGCCTTCGTAGTAGTATTCATTCTGTTTATTTTCAACACGCTTATCTTCAATGGTGATTTTAATTCCTTTGTTTAAAAAGGCTAATTCACGAAGACGAGTAGCGAGAATGTCATACTCATATACTAATGTTTCAGTGAAAATCTCCCCATCGGGTTTAAAGTGTGTAATAGTACCCGTTCGATCAGTTGTACCAATAACCTCTAGTTCTTGAACAACTGCGCCTCGCTCAAATTTAATCGAGTGAATTTTCCCATCACGGTGGACATATACCTCAAGTTCAGTAGAGAGGGCATTAACAACTGAAGCACCAACACCATGAAGGCCCCCAGAAACCTTATAACCCCCGCCGCCAAATTTACCGCCGGCATGGAGTACCGTCATTATAACTTCAACTGCGGGTCTGCCCATCTTTTCTTGAATACCAACCGGAATTCCACGGCCATTATCCTTGACAGTAATACTGTTATCTTTTTCAATTAAGACATTAATCTCATCACAGTAACCAGCGAGTGCTTCATCAATACTGTTATCAACAATTTCCCATACTAGATGATGAAGACCCTTTCCACTAGTTGATCCAATATACATACCAGGTCTTTTTCTAACCGCTTCAAGGCCTTCAAGGACTTGGATTTGATCCGCACCATATGCTTGTTCCTGAACCGCGTTTTGTTCAATAGTCATACTAGTTCACCTGCACCTTCTGACAAAAATATATCTATATTTTCGTTGTTTAAAACAATAAAAGAATGTTTATATTAAAATTCATGTATATTCATTTGGTTTGAACGTTTCTTTAAAGTTCCAGAGGCAATCGGGGATAGGTATACTTTTTCATGGGTAATAATGACTGACTTATAAGGGTTTTTAGACAAATTAATCACCTTTTCCTGATGGTGCTCTAGGAATTCCTCGACAAGTGACGATTGATTGGCACTCTCTTTATCTAAAATAGAAATAATATCCTTAGCCCTAATATTAAGATCTTCCCCGATATGAATATACATGGTTCACCTCAGTTTACTTTCCTTATCACACCAGCCTCAACAACAAAGGTTGAAGCTTCCTTTAAGGTTTGGTGGTCAATCCCTTCGACACTTGTCGTTGTCACAAATGTTTGAACCTTTCCCTGGATGGTATTAAGTAAATGGGATTGCCTGTAATCATCTAATTCGGATAAAACATCATCAAGCAGTAAAATAGGGTACTCACCAATTTCAGAATAGATTAACTCGATTTCTGCAAGCTTTACCGAAAGGGCCGTTGTTCGCTGTTGTCCCTGTGAACCAAATGTCTGAACATCTCTTCCGTTCACAAAAAATAATAAATCATCACGATGAGGCCCAAAAAGGGTAGTGCCTCGTTCAATCTCCCTCGTTCTGACCTTCGCGAATTTTTCTTCAAAGCATGCTATCATCTTCGACAAATCTTGCTCTTCTAATACCTCTACCGAAGGCTTATAGGTAATTTCCAGGTTCTCTAACCCTCTTGAAATCCCTTGATGGATTGGTTTTGCCCATTTTTCAAGTAAACGGAGGAATTCAAACCGCTTTGTGACAATTTTCACTGCCATTTGGATGAATTGTTCCGTTAGAATTTCAAGCATGGTTTGATCTGTTTGTTTCTTTATTTGCATCATTTTCAAATAATGATTGCGTTGTTGGAGTA from Bacillus sp. SLBN-46 encodes:
- the gyrB gene encoding DNA topoisomerase (ATP-hydrolyzing) subunit B; protein product: MTIEQNAVQEQAYGADQIQVLEGLEAVRKRPGMYIGSTSGKGLHHLVWEIVDNSIDEALAGYCDEINVLIEKDNSITVKDNGRGIPVGIQEKMGRPAVEVIMTVLHAGGKFGGGGYKVSGGLHGVGASVVNALSTELEVYVHRDGKIHSIKFERGAVVQELEVIGTTDRTGTITHFKPDGEIFTETLVYEYDILATRLRELAFLNKGIKITIEDKRVENKQNEYYYEGGIKSYVEHLNRTKEVIHEEPIYIDGERDGISVEVALQYNEGYTDSIYSFANNIHTYEGGTHESGFKTALTRVINDYARKNGLIKENDTNLSGEDVREGLTAIVSIKHPDPQFEGQTKTKLGNSEVRAITDTVFAGHFEKFLLENPTVAKKIVEKGLMAARARLAAKKARELTRRKSALEVSSLPGKLADCSSKDPSESEIYIVEGDSAGGSAKQGRDRHFQAILPLRGKILNVEKARLDKILSNNEVRAMITAIGTGIGEDFDISKARYHKVVIMTDADVDGAHIRTLILTFFYRYMRKILEAGYIYIAQPPLYKVQQGKRIEYAYNDKELDKIFAELPATPKPNIQRYKGLGEMNPEQLWETTMDPSTRTMLQVSLEDAIEADETFEMLMGDKVEPRRNFIEANAQYVKNLDI
- the remB gene encoding extracellular matrix regulator RemB, which produces MYIHIGEDLNIRAKDIISILDKESANQSSLVEEFLEHHQEKVINLSKNPYKSVIITHEKVYLSPIASGTLKKRSNQMNIHEF
- the recF gene encoding DNA replication/repair protein RecF (All proteins in this family for which functions are known are DNA-binding proteins that assist the filamentation of RecA onto DNA for the initiation of recombination or recombinational repair.), yielding MYIEKLALNNYRNYEELFVEFENKVNVILGENAQGKTNVMESIYVLAMAKSHRTSNDKELIRWDQEYAKIEGRVQKQHSSLPMQLIISKKGKKAKCNHIEQQRLSQYVGNLNVVMFAPEDLNIVKGSPQVRRRFIDMEIGQVSPIYLHDMSQYQKILQQRNHYLKMMQIKKQTDQTMLEILTEQFIQMAVKIVTKRFEFLRLLEKWAKPIHQGISRGLENLEITYKPSVEVLEEQDLSKMIACFEEKFAKVRTREIERGTTLFGPHRDDLLFFVNGRDVQTFGSQGQQRTTALSVKLAEIELIYSEIGEYPILLLDDVLSELDDYRQSHLLNTIQGKVQTFVTTTSVEGIDHQTLKEASTFVVEAGVIRKVN